The Mercurialis annua linkage group LG8, ddMerAnnu1.2, whole genome shotgun sequence genome window below encodes:
- the LOC126659985 gene encoding uncharacterized protein LOC126659985 — protein sequence MDREDDGVLDAQGMEHSGEQCSKSASESTSKGSKSVSEPTSKGSKSESASKSSRSASEPTSKGSKSASESVSKGSKSASEKDSATSTESKEPLSQIKKLSSIIAEDQDLVDLSFLDEMSTPEASVSFVPLPADVERAVSLVKHVLGQHISIVTDSQREDLISSLHILRLVPDSVVTDEVEKDILGSLNLWRSCVEIESNDLPKLKSSKADNARYLSLGSKRQEVAQKLRDLEASGEAFEKEIEQLETAILALKSKQLDLVVEGKLLAEEYQGINSQLQPLHTTIQEKKNDMVSWVQNCAKARQDKVVCQSKWRKLQGLFSDSSPTPMLASSTSTNTTAP from the exons ATGGATAGAGAGGATGATGGAGTCCTTGACGCACAAG GTATGGAGCATTCAGGGGAGCAATGCTCCAAGTCAGCCTCCGAGTCAACTTCTAAAGGCTCCAAGTCAGTCTCTGAGCCAACTTCTAAAGGCTCCAAGTCAGAGTCTGCTTCTAAAAGTTCTAGGTCAGCCTCTGAGCCAACTTCTAAAGGCTCCAAGTCAGCTTCTGAGTCTGTCTCCAAAGGCTCCAAGTCAGCCTCTGAAAAAGATTCGGCTACCTCCACTGAATCCAAG GAACCTTTATCGCAAATTAAGAAACTTTCTTCGATAATAGCAGAAGACCAAGACCTGGTAGATTTAAGCTTCTTGGACGAGATGAGCACCCCGGAAGCTAGTGTTTCTTTTGTCCCTTTGCCGGCTGACGTCGAGAGAGCTGTTTCTTTAGTCAAGCATGTCCTCGGCCAGCACATTTCTATTGTTACAGATTCCCAGAGAGAAGATCTCATTTCCTCTCTCCATATTCTACGCCTTGTTCCTGACTCCGTTGTCACTGATGAAGTAGAGAAAGATATTCTGGGTTCGCTCAACTTGTGGAGGTCTTGTGTTGAGATCGAGTCAAATGACCTCCCCAAGTTGAAATCTTCGAAAGCAGATAACGCCAGGTATTTATCTTTGGGATCTAAAAGGCAAGAAGTAGCTCAAAAACTACGAGACCTAGAAGCTAGTGGTGAGGCCTTTGAAAAGGAGATTGAACAACTGGAAACTGCTATTCTAGCTTTAAAGAGTAAGCAGCTTGATCTTGTGGTGGAAGGCAAACTTCTAGCCGAGGAATATCAAGGAATCAACTCTCAACTCCAGCCTCTTCATACTACCATTCAAGAGAAGAAAAATGACATGGTCTCATGGGTACAAAATTGTGCTAAGGCTCGTCAAGACAAAGTTGTTTGCCAATCGAAGTGGAGAAAGTTGCAAGGCCTTTTCTCAGATTCTTCACCTACTCCAATGTTGGCTTCCTCTACCTCCACCAACACCACAGCTCCTTga